A region of Paenibacillus thiaminolyticus DNA encodes the following proteins:
- the perR gene encoding peroxide-responsive transcriptional repressor PerR, translating to MKTRVQHALEQLKMSGVRITPQRHAILTYLMDAMNHPTADEIYRALEPKFPSMSVATVYNNLKLFIEAGLVRELTYGDSSSRFDANVSDHYHAICEQCGKIVDFTLPALQSVEETAAERTGFFIRGHRMEVYGVCESCAAAAAKK from the coding sequence ATGAAGACACGGGTTCAACATGCATTGGAACAATTGAAAATGTCCGGAGTACGCATTACGCCACAACGCCATGCGATCTTAACCTATTTGATGGATGCGATGAACCATCCGACGGCGGATGAAATATATCGGGCGCTTGAGCCCAAGTTTCCGAGCATGAGCGTAGCCACGGTCTACAACAACTTGAAGTTGTTTATTGAAGCCGGCCTGGTGCGTGAATTGACCTACGGAGACAGCTCAAGCCGATTTGATGCGAACGTCTCTGATCACTATCATGCGATTTGCGAGCAATGCGGCAAGATTGTCGATTTCACGCTGCCGGCTCTGCAATCGGTAGAGGAGACCGCCGCCGAACGGACGGGCTTCTTCATACGGGGACACCGCATGGAAGTGTATGGCGTGTGCGAATCGTGTGCAGCTGCGGCTGCCAAGAAGTAA
- the gatB gene encoding Asp-tRNA(Asn)/Glu-tRNA(Gln) amidotransferase subunit GatB: MPSARYETVIGLEVHVELRTESKIFCGCSTAFGAPPNTHTCPICLGHPGVLPVLNRQAVEYAMKAAMALNCEIASVSKFDRKNYFYPDSPKAYQISQYDQPVGRNGWIDIEIGGETKRIRIDRLHLEEDAGKLTHVDGGYASLVDFNRVGTPLVEIVSEADLRSPEEAKAYLEKLKAIMQYCEVSDVKMEEGSLRCDANISLRPYGQEEFGTKAELKNMNSFRGVQRGLEYEEERQADILDEGGQVVQETRRWDEAQGRTLSMRSKEEAHDYRYFPDPDLVTVVIDDEWKERIRAMIPELPDARKARYAAGYGLSGYDAEVITSSKKLADLFEDSLQYTKDAKAVANWIMGDLLAFLNAGGLEIEAVKLDGQGLGEMIGLIEKGTISTKIAKTVFKEMLESGKPPQAIVEEQGLVQISDEGAILAVVQQIIASNPQSVEDYKAGKQKAIGFLVGQVMKETKGKANPGLVNQLLVQCLNSQ, encoded by the coding sequence ATGCCAAGTGCTAGATATGAGACGGTAATCGGGCTGGAAGTTCACGTTGAGCTTCGCACCGAATCCAAAATATTTTGCGGCTGCTCCACTGCCTTCGGCGCGCCGCCGAACACACATACTTGCCCGATCTGTCTCGGGCATCCGGGCGTCTTGCCGGTGCTGAACCGCCAGGCGGTCGAATATGCAATGAAAGCAGCCATGGCGCTCAACTGCGAGATCGCGTCCGTGAGTAAATTCGATCGCAAAAACTATTTCTATCCCGATTCGCCGAAGGCCTATCAGATATCGCAGTATGATCAGCCGGTTGGGCGGAACGGCTGGATTGATATCGAAATCGGCGGCGAGACGAAGCGCATACGTATCGATCGTCTGCATCTGGAAGAGGATGCGGGCAAGCTGACGCACGTCGATGGCGGCTATGCATCGCTGGTCGACTTCAACCGGGTAGGCACGCCGCTGGTCGAGATCGTATCGGAGGCGGATCTGCGTTCGCCGGAAGAAGCCAAGGCTTATTTGGAGAAATTAAAGGCTATTATGCAATATTGCGAAGTATCCGATGTGAAGATGGAGGAAGGTTCGCTCCGCTGTGACGCGAATATCAGCCTCCGCCCGTACGGGCAAGAGGAGTTCGGTACGAAGGCCGAGCTGAAGAACATGAACTCCTTCCGCGGCGTGCAGCGCGGCCTCGAGTATGAAGAGGAGCGCCAGGCCGATATTCTGGACGAGGGCGGCCAGGTGGTGCAGGAGACGCGCCGCTGGGATGAAGCGCAAGGACGAACGCTGTCGATGCGCAGCAAGGAAGAGGCGCATGACTACCGCTACTTCCCGGATCCGGACCTCGTAACCGTCGTCATCGACGACGAATGGAAGGAGCGCATCCGCGCTATGATTCCGGAGCTGCCGGATGCCCGCAAAGCCCGGTATGCCGCCGGTTACGGCTTGTCCGGATACGATGCCGAGGTCATCACGTCCTCCAAAAAGCTGGCCGATCTGTTCGAAGACAGCCTTCAATACACGAAGGATGCCAAAGCGGTGGCGAACTGGATCATGGGAGATCTGCTCGCCTTCTTGAATGCGGGCGGTCTTGAGATCGAAGCTGTCAAGCTGGACGGACAAGGGCTCGGGGAAATGATCGGGCTGATCGAGAAGGGCACCATCAGCACGAAAATTGCCAAAACGGTATTCAAGGAAATGCTCGAATCCGGCAAGCCGCCGCAAGCGATCGTCGAGGAGCAAGGACTGGTGCAAATTAGCGACGAAGGCGCCATCCTGGCTGTCGTGCAGCAAATCATCGCGTCCAATCCTCAATCGGTCGAGGACTATAAGGCCGGCAAGCAAAAAGCGATCGGCTTCCTCGTCGGCCAGGTGATGAAGGAGACGAAGGGCAAGGCGAATCCGGGACTCGTCAATCAATTGCTGGTCCAGTGCCTGAACAGCCAATGA
- the gatA gene encoding Asp-tRNA(Asn)/Glu-tRNA(Gln) amidotransferase subunit GatA has product MTISQARQALADRKVSAAELTEASFARIAQTDGRVQAFLTLNEEGAKVQAKRIDERRAAGDTLHPLAGIPAGLKDNIVSEGMRTTCASRFLENYEPVYDGTVARKLKEADVVTVGKLNMDEFAMGGSNENSAYQVTRNPWDLERVPGGSSGGSAAAVAAGQVSFALGSDTGGSIRQPASYCGIVGLKPTYGLVSRFGLVAFASSLDQIGPLTNNVEDAAHVLQAIAGYDPMDSTSAEVDIPDYAAALSGEVRGLRIGVPSEYIGPGVDPKVKEAVLAALKVYEQLGATWEEVSMPHTDYAVATYYLLASSEASSNLARFDGVRYGVRAEQPGNLLELYLQSRSQGFGPEVKRRIMLGTYALSSGYYDAYYLKAQKVRTLIQRDFEQAFQKYDILLGPTAPTTAFRLGEQIDDPLQMYLNDILTIPVSLAGVPAISIPCGLADGMPVGLQLIGRAFDEATVLRAAHAFEQHTDHHKLRPQLS; this is encoded by the coding sequence ATGACGATATCACAAGCTAGACAAGCTTTGGCAGACCGCAAAGTATCCGCCGCCGAGCTGACGGAGGCGTCTTTTGCGCGCATCGCGCAGACCGACGGGCGGGTGCAGGCGTTCCTGACGCTGAATGAAGAAGGGGCCAAGGTGCAGGCGAAGCGCATCGATGAGCGCCGGGCCGCAGGCGATACACTCCATCCGCTGGCCGGCATTCCGGCCGGCCTGAAGGACAATATCGTGAGCGAAGGGATGCGCACGACATGCGCCAGCCGCTTCCTTGAGAACTATGAGCCGGTCTATGACGGAACCGTCGCCCGCAAGCTGAAGGAAGCGGACGTCGTTACGGTCGGCAAGCTCAATATGGATGAGTTCGCCATGGGCGGATCCAATGAGAATTCGGCTTACCAAGTGACCCGCAATCCGTGGGATCTGGAGCGCGTCCCGGGCGGTTCGAGCGGCGGCTCGGCTGCGGCGGTGGCCGCCGGTCAAGTCAGCTTCGCCCTCGGTTCGGATACGGGCGGATCGATCCGCCAGCCGGCGTCCTATTGCGGCATCGTCGGCTTGAAGCCTACCTATGGCCTCGTATCGCGCTTCGGCCTCGTCGCGTTCGCATCTTCCCTCGATCAGATCGGGCCGCTGACGAACAATGTAGAGGACGCCGCGCATGTGCTGCAGGCCATCGCCGGCTATGATCCGATGGATTCCACCTCGGCCGAGGTGGACATTCCCGATTATGCGGCGGCCTTGAGCGGAGAGGTGCGCGGCTTGCGCATCGGCGTGCCGTCCGAATATATCGGGCCGGGCGTCGATCCGAAGGTGAAGGAAGCGGTGCTCGCTGCCTTGAAGGTATACGAGCAATTGGGCGCGACCTGGGAAGAGGTGTCGATGCCGCATACGGATTATGCCGTGGCGACCTATTACCTGCTCGCTTCGTCTGAAGCGTCGTCCAACCTGGCGCGCTTCGACGGGGTTCGTTATGGCGTTCGCGCGGAGCAGCCGGGCAATCTGCTCGAGCTGTATCTTCAATCGCGCAGCCAGGGCTTCGGCCCGGAAGTGAAGCGGCGCATCATGCTGGGAACTTACGCGCTCAGCTCCGGCTATTATGACGCCTACTATCTGAAGGCGCAGAAGGTTCGGACCTTGATTCAGCGCGACTTCGAGCAGGCGTTCCAGAAGTATGACATTCTGCTCGGGCCGACGGCGCCGACGACGGCCTTCCGCCTGGGCGAACAGATTGACGATCCGCTTCAAATGTACTTGAATGATATTTTGACGATTCCAGTCAGCTTGGCGGGCGTGCCGGCGATCAGCATTCCATGCGGATTGGCGGACGGCATGCCGGTAGGGCTGCAGCTGATCGGACGGGCGTTCGATGAGGCGACTGTGCTGCGCGCGGCGCATGCGTTCGAGCAGCATACCGATCATCACAAGCTGCGTCCGCAGTTGTCATAG
- the gatC gene encoding Asp-tRNA(Asn)/Glu-tRNA(Gln) amidotransferase subunit GatC produces the protein MSIQVQDVEHVAKLARLNLTDEEKARYTEQLNAILKYAEKLNELDTHDVPPTTHVLPIRNVMRDDTVRPSLPIEKVMLNAPQEEEGQFQVPAVLE, from the coding sequence ATGAGCATTCAGGTACAAGACGTCGAGCATGTGGCCAAGCTGGCACGGCTCAATTTAACCGATGAAGAAAAAGCGCGCTATACCGAGCAGCTGAACGCGATTCTGAAGTACGCAGAGAAGTTGAACGAGCTGGATACGCATGACGTGCCGCCGACAACGCATGTTCTGCCGATTCGCAACGTGATGCGTGACGATACCGTTCGTCCATCGCTGCCGATAGAGAAAGTCATGCTTAACGCGCCGCAGGAAGAAGAAGGTCAATTCCAGGTTCCGGCGGTTCTGGAGTAA
- a CDS encoding MgtC/SapB family protein: MGEVIDASNPWVIDNVSLMMRLFLAMLLGGLVGLEREQANHPAGLRTHILVCLGSALIMLLSIYGFSQFVYEGNVRVDPARLATAVITGIGFLGAGTIIFTGKSIAGLTTAASLWVVASIGLAVGAGFYFAAVAATVLVIVNLFVFNKIEQRYFTSKKTYVLTLETDGASHFLHQLHEFLNEEEIQTKKVTTQRLLNRPYEGPDVKHTEIQVVLIVPRQFEIFAFTTQVEQMTGVRSVTVE; this comes from the coding sequence ATGGGAGAAGTAATCGACGCCTCGAATCCGTGGGTCATTGACAATGTCTCGCTGATGATGCGCTTGTTCCTGGCGATGCTACTGGGCGGCCTGGTCGGATTGGAGCGGGAGCAGGCGAATCATCCTGCGGGCTTGCGTACGCATATTCTTGTATGTCTCGGCTCAGCCTTGATTATGCTGTTGTCCATTTATGGCTTCTCGCAATTCGTCTATGAAGGCAATGTCCGCGTTGACCCGGCCCGTCTCGCGACGGCGGTCATTACGGGCATTGGCTTCCTCGGAGCGGGGACTATCATCTTTACGGGCAAATCCATCGCCGGTCTGACGACGGCCGCTTCTTTATGGGTCGTTGCTTCAATCGGTCTCGCCGTCGGGGCCGGATTTTATTTCGCGGCCGTCGCGGCAACGGTGCTCGTCATCGTCAATCTGTTTGTCTTCAACAAGATTGAGCAGCGGTATTTCACAAGCAAGAAAACCTATGTCCTTACGCTGGAGACGGACGGAGCTTCCCATTTTCTTCATCAGCTCCATGAATTTTTGAACGAAGAGGAGATTCAGACGAAAAAAGTAACGACGCAGCGCCTGCTTAATCGCCCGTACGAGGGTCCAGACGTCAAGCATACCGAAATTCAAGTTGTCCTTATTGTACCCCGCCAGTTCGAAATTTTTGCATTTACGACCCAAGTCGAGCAGATGACCGGCGTTCGTTCCGTTACCGTTGAATAG
- a CDS encoding DUF4097 family beta strand repeat-containing protein: MIKVGRITAALLIIAVGVMVLVDQFFGLRSIRLLLVWWPFIFVLWGLEMMVSAKRGRSPDGKRSWKIDWLGMFAAIFLSVSVFMIVQPYLFRDWVRSIQFDFSMMKEMKLAEGMKFKQSALNYSIEGRSIRELAVRNRYGNVSIRSGNVADVVVEPTVIVSSLPKEEAQQLADQSLVDIAASATEHRLRIEGTPARYAANKELVRIDLSITVPDEVAWNLHVQLDDGLIDIRELRGAIAAETKSGSIQIANIDNSVQARTWDGDIVVKGIGQDLNADTARGDIIIHDIKGDVTADTKSGAIDISRAVRAVQAETLSGDVLVESEVVGGYWKLLSLAGDMTIHLPDDANATVFGRNTFGDITSDYPLDIADNRIEGTLGSGMHDIVLQTNGDLHVLRR, encoded by the coding sequence TTGATAAAGGTAGGCCGGATTACTGCAGCTTTGTTGATTATCGCCGTCGGCGTGATGGTTCTCGTCGATCAATTTTTCGGCCTGCGCAGCATCCGGCTTCTGCTCGTGTGGTGGCCCTTCATCTTCGTGCTGTGGGGATTGGAGATGATGGTGAGCGCCAAGCGCGGGCGAAGTCCGGACGGGAAAAGAAGCTGGAAGATCGACTGGCTCGGTATGTTCGCTGCTATTTTTTTGTCCGTCTCGGTGTTCATGATTGTTCAGCCTTATCTGTTCAGGGACTGGGTACGGAGCATTCAGTTCGATTTTTCGATGATGAAGGAAATGAAGCTTGCCGAAGGGATGAAGTTCAAGCAATCTGCCCTGAATTATTCCATAGAAGGCCGTTCGATCCGGGAGCTTGCCGTTCGCAATCGCTATGGCAATGTGTCGATTCGGAGCGGAAATGTGGCGGATGTGGTGGTGGAGCCGACGGTCATCGTGAGCAGCTTGCCCAAGGAGGAGGCTCAGCAGTTGGCAGACCAGTCTCTCGTAGACATCGCGGCGTCTGCCACAGAACACCGGCTTCGCATCGAAGGCACGCCAGCACGTTATGCGGCGAATAAAGAGCTCGTCCGCATCGACCTGAGCATTACGGTTCCGGATGAGGTGGCGTGGAATCTCCATGTACAACTGGACGACGGGCTGATTGACATCCGTGAGCTCCGCGGGGCCATCGCCGCCGAGACGAAGAGCGGATCGATCCAGATTGCCAATATCGATAACTCGGTTCAAGCGCGCACTTGGGACGGGGATATTGTCGTAAAGGGAATTGGACAGGATCTGAATGCGGACACGGCCCGAGGAGATATCATCATTCATGATATCAAGGGGGATGTGACAGCAGATACGAAGAGCGGCGCTATCGATATTAGCCGCGCGGTACGAGCTGTTCAGGCGGAGACGCTGAGCGGGGACGTGCTGGTCGAATCGGAGGTTGTCGGAGGATACTGGAAGCTTCTGAGTCTGGCAGGGGATATGACGATTCACTTGCCGGATGACGCAAATGCCACTGTATTCGGAAGGAATACATTCGGCGATATTACTTCGGATTATCCGTTGGACATTGCTGACAATCGTATCGAAGGGACGCTGGGAAGCGGGATGCATGATATCGTCTTGCAGACGAATGGAGACCTTCATGTTCTGAGGAGATGA
- a CDS encoding M24 family metallopeptidase, whose translation MEGVLKREIEGRIVRLQAAMQEQSMDGCLITQNVGLYYFTGSMQTGYLFVPKQGEPVYFVKRSLERARHEAGVAVEPLGSFRSFGTLLQERFPAVFASGRPVIATEYDVLPVQVFERLRSVMPETAWTDGSAMLRGLRMVKSPWEIDRIRTAAHAAHHALEQAAAYVRPGMMELQLIAHIEHVFRMQGHVGFIRMRGYNQEIITGMVASGEAGAEPTYFDGPAGGRGLTPASPQGSSRKVIDENEPILVDIGCCIDGYVIDQTRTLVIGKLDEDLERAYESSEAILRAAEASLKPGAVCETLYADALKLAEQYGLSDHFMGFGSDQVSFLGHGIGMEMDEWPVLARGFTMPLEPGMVIAIEPKFTFPGRGVVGIENTYLITDDGFEKLTTPPESVWRIAAP comes from the coding sequence ATGGAAGGCGTATTGAAGCGAGAAATCGAAGGACGAATTGTCCGGCTGCAGGCAGCAATGCAGGAACAAAGCATGGACGGCTGTCTAATTACGCAAAATGTGGGGCTCTATTATTTTACCGGATCGATGCAGACTGGATATCTGTTCGTGCCGAAGCAGGGCGAGCCTGTCTACTTCGTCAAGCGAAGCTTGGAGCGCGCGAGGCATGAAGCCGGGGTGGCGGTCGAGCCGCTCGGCTCCTTCCGATCCTTCGGCACGCTGCTGCAGGAGCGCTTCCCGGCGGTGTTCGCGTCCGGACGCCCGGTTATTGCAACGGAATATGACGTGCTTCCGGTGCAGGTATTCGAACGGCTCCGCTCCGTGATGCCGGAGACGGCCTGGACCGACGGATCCGCGATGCTGCGCGGGCTGCGGATGGTCAAATCTCCGTGGGAAATCGACCGCATCCGCACTGCTGCCCATGCGGCGCATCATGCGCTTGAGCAAGCGGCTGCTTATGTCCGGCCCGGCATGATGGAGCTCCAGCTTATCGCCCACATCGAGCATGTGTTCCGCATGCAGGGCCATGTCGGGTTCATCCGGATGCGCGGGTACAATCAAGAGATTATTACAGGGATGGTCGCCTCGGGCGAAGCGGGGGCGGAGCCGACTTACTTCGACGGTCCCGCCGGCGGCCGCGGCTTGACCCCGGCCAGCCCGCAAGGGTCCAGCCGGAAGGTCATCGATGAGAATGAACCGATTCTCGTCGATATCGGATGCTGCATCGACGGCTATGTTATCGACCAGACCCGGACGCTGGTCATTGGCAAGCTGGATGAGGACCTTGAACGGGCCTATGAGTCGTCCGAGGCGATACTGCGGGCCGCCGAAGCGAGCCTGAAGCCGGGGGCGGTGTGCGAGACGTTGTATGCCGACGCGCTGAAGCTGGCCGAACAATACGGCCTGTCGGACCATTTCATGGGCTTCGGGAGCGATCAGGTCAGCTTCCTCGGCCATGGCATCGGCATGGAGATGGACGAATGGCCCGTGCTGGCGCGCGGCTTCACGATGCCGCTTGAACCCGGGATGGTCATCGCGATCGAGCCGAAGTTCACGTTCCCTGGCCGAGGCGTCGTCGGCATCGAGAACACGTACCTGATTACGGACGACGGGTTCGAGAAGCTGACTACTCCGCCGGAAAGCGTGTGGCGCATCGCCGCGCCATAA
- a CDS encoding RNA polymerase sigma factor, giving the protein MERELRNQSDEQLVQLILGGNEEGMRILVERHRPFVLTCICQTVQDRHLAEDIAQEVFVKVYRRLHTFRGDSKWTTWLYRLTRNQLIDSLRRQRRGAADRLEPATIVALPHQDEEAMPEEWVIKRERCEQVRRTLGSLPDKYRTVMVLYHMRQRTYAEIAEQLQMPVRTVETRLYRAKALFKNVWNESVGAV; this is encoded by the coding sequence GTGGAACGTGAATTGCGGAATCAATCAGATGAACAGCTCGTTCAGCTTATTTTGGGCGGCAATGAAGAGGGGATGCGCATTCTGGTGGAAAGACACCGCCCATTTGTGTTAACTTGTATTTGTCAAACGGTTCAGGACCGGCATCTGGCGGAGGACATCGCTCAAGAAGTCTTCGTCAAGGTATACCGCCGGCTCCATACATTCCGCGGGGATTCGAAATGGACGACATGGTTGTACCGTCTTACGCGGAACCAGCTCATCGATTCGCTGCGCAGACAGAGACGGGGGGCCGCCGATCGGCTGGAGCCTGCTACGATAGTGGCTCTTCCGCATCAAGATGAGGAAGCGATGCCGGAGGAATGGGTCATCAAGCGTGAGCGGTGCGAGCAGGTGCGCCGGACGTTGGGCAGCCTCCCGGACAAGTATCGGACAGTGATGGTGCTCTACCATATGCGCCAGCGAACCTACGCCGAGATTGCCGAACAGCTGCAAATGCCTGTGCGGACGGTTGAGACTCGATTGTACCGGGCCAAAGCGCTGTTCAAAAACGTATGGAATGAATCGGTCGGAGCCGTATGA
- a CDS encoding GNAT family N-acetyltransferase — protein sequence MIVLRQLDMNDNETLEQLWYLQQSAYRIEADLLGFDRIPPLMDTIDDLRHCKETFYGWWDEAELMGAISYEVPEPDVIDICRLMVHPRAFRQGIGSRLLEHVLQIPGFPIHRIATGARNTPALRLYEREGFQFRHEEEIAPGVYLRHLERVSKEGGSGWEK from the coding sequence ATGATTGTGCTTCGTCAACTGGATATGAATGATAATGAGACCCTCGAACAATTATGGTACTTGCAGCAGAGCGCCTACCGCATCGAAGCGGATCTTCTCGGCTTCGACCGGATTCCTCCGTTAATGGATACGATCGACGATCTGAGGCATTGCAAGGAAACCTTCTACGGCTGGTGGGATGAAGCCGAACTGATGGGAGCCATCTCGTATGAGGTGCCGGAGCCGGATGTCATCGATATTTGCCGGCTGATGGTTCATCCGCGCGCATTCCGCCAAGGCATCGGCTCCCGTCTGCTGGAGCATGTCCTGCAGATTCCGGGATTCCCCATTCACCGCATTGCGACGGGGGCCCGCAACACTCCTGCCTTGCGGTTGTATGAGCGTGAAGGCTTCCAATTTCGGCATGAAGAAGAAATCGCACCCGGGGTATATCTTCGCCATCTGGAACGGGTGTCGAAGGAGGGCGGTTCAGGATGGGAGAAGTAA